Proteins encoded by one window of Dioscorea cayenensis subsp. rotundata cultivar TDr96_F1 chromosome 6, TDr96_F1_v2_PseudoChromosome.rev07_lg8_w22 25.fasta, whole genome shotgun sequence:
- the LOC120263612 gene encoding putative pectinesterase 63, translating to MLTFITTILLFIHSTSIAVSTDTAIPANPKSINQWLLENTNPMRPQLDAQLAQAELYTRVITVNKYGKGDFKNITDAVNSIPVGNKVRTIIKIAPGIYYEKILIDFSKKFVTLYGDPNAMPRISFNGTAKFFKTYYSATVAVESDHFMACNIIFDNTAPRPIVGREGAQAVAMRITGQKAAFYNCRFYGHQDTLLDHSGTHFFKDCFIRGSTDFIFGRGQSIYLNCELRSDAIGFGVITAQGRELRRESSGFIFAHCLVSGSGDLFLGRAWRQRSRVVYAYTYLPSNLDPKGWDDMRYPDHQRTAFYGEYKCMGPGAVTNQRVNYSRVLTDSQAKHYLDLNFIYASTWLLPPPKL from the exons ATGCTCACCTTCATCACAACTATCCTTCTCTTCATTCACAGCACGTCGATCGCCGTCTCCACTGACACCGCCATCCCTGCAAACCCTAAAAGCATCAACCAATGGCTCTTAGAAAACACAAATCCAATGAGACCACAACTGGATGCTCAATTAGCACAAGCTGAACTGTACACAAGAGTGATAACAGTGAACAAGTATGGGAAAGGTGACTTTAAGAATATAACTGATGCTGTAAACAGTATTCCAGTAGGTAATAAGGTGAGAACAATCATCAAGATTGCACCAGGGATATACTATGAGAAGatattgatagatttctcaAAGAAATTTGTTACTTTATATGGCGATCCAAATGCAATGCCGAGGATATCCTTCAATGGCACGGCCAAGTTTTTTAAAACCTATTATAGCGCCACCGTTGCCGTTGAGTCCGATCACTTCATGGCATGCAATATCATCTTTGAC AACACTGCGCCAAGGCCAATTGTAGGAAGGGAAGGAGCTCAGGCAGTGGCAATGAGGATAACTGGACAAAAGGCAGCATTTTATAACTGTAGGTTTTATGGCCATCAAGACACACTTTTGGATCATTCAGGGACACATTTCTTCAAGGATTGTTTCATAAGGGGATCTACTGACTTCATCTTTGGCAGAGGTCAATCTATATATCTG AACTGTGAGTTAAGATCAGATGCAATTGGGTTTGGAGTGATTACAGCTCAAGGAAGAGAGCTTAGAAGGGAATCAAGTGGGTTTATCTTTGCTCATTGTTTAGTAAGTGGCAGTGGAGACTTATTTCTTGGACGTGCATGGAGACAGAGATCAAGAGTTGTTTATGCTTATACTTACTTGCCTTCTAATCTTGATCCAAAAGGATGGGATGACATGAGATACCCTGATCATCAaag GACTGCGTTCTACGGTGAATACAAGTGCATGGGGCCAGGAGCAGTGACTAACCAACGTGTGAACTATTCAAGAGTGTTAACTGATAGTCAAGCAAAGCATTATTTGGATCTCAACTTCATCTATGCCTCCACTTGGCTTCTTCCCCCACCTAAACTATAA
- the LOC120263733 gene encoding auxin-responsive protein SAUR76-like, which translates to MAKNSNKLGKLKCMIKRWNSSNRIARSPGSSSRSQDDDTWRSFHADDDVPSDLHTVYVGKSRRRYLISKNLASHPLFLNLIDHSATEHDGGAATIVGCEVVLFEHLLWMLENADPQPDTLDELVDFYACR; encoded by the coding sequence atGGCCAAGAATAGCAACAAGCTTGGAAAGCTCAAGTGCATGATCAAGCGATGGAACTCATCCAACCGCATAGCACGATCTCCGGGCTCATCCTCCCGCTCACAAGATGATGACACGTGGCGCTCCTTCCACGCCGACGATGACGTCCCTTCCGACCTCCACACAGTCTACGTCGGAAAATCCCGCCGCCGTTATCTCATCAGCAAAAACCTCGCTTCTCATCCTCTCTTTCTCAACCTCATCGATCACTCCGCCACCGAACACGACGGTGGCGCCGCCACCATCGTCGGCTGCGAGGTGGTGCTCTTCGAACACCTCCTTTGGATGCTTGAGAACGCTGACCCACAACCTGACACTCTTGACGAGCTCGTTGACTTCTATGCTTGCCGTTGA